In Acidobacteriota bacterium, the following proteins share a genomic window:
- a CDS encoding acyl-CoA thioesterase, with the protein MSPRSDSGPAVAVALRVRYAETDQMGVAHHASHLVWFEVGRTEYCRAAGFSYADLERSAGVFLMVVEVRCRYRRGVSYDDPIRVETRALTCTPRLVRFAYRVLTADGLPVAEGETTHLPVGRNGKRAALPAPFLELLRRFGENPVPGAEHS; encoded by the coding sequence ATGAGTCCCCGTTCCGACTCCGGACCCGCCGTTGCGGTCGCCCTGCGGGTCCGTTACGCCGAAACCGACCAGATGGGGGTGGCCCACCACGCTTCCCACCTGGTCTGGTTCGAGGTGGGCCGGACGGAGTACTGCCGGGCGGCCGGGTTCTCCTACGCCGACCTCGAACGATCCGCCGGGGTGTTCCTGATGGTGGTCGAGGTGCGCTGCCGCTACCGGCGCGGCGTGTCCTACGACGACCCCATCCGGGTGGAGACCCGGGCCCTGACCTGCACCCCGCGGCTGGTGAGGTTCGCCTACCGCGTCCTCACGGCCGACGGCCTGCCCGTCGCGGAGGGCGAAACCACCCACCTGCCGGTCGGGAGGAACGGGAAGCGCGCGGCCCTCCCCGCACCTTTCCTGGAACTGCTCCGTCGTTTCGGCGAAAATCCCGTCCCGGGGGCGGAGCATTCATGA
- a CDS encoding insulinase family protein gives MTPEMFSKSGETRLFIPFPSRWVPAVRACVAAALLAACLPALPAETAPQPPLVRKTLLNELGGVMLRSDQARFALTLGLQQGAVFDPSGKEGLTLVTARYVLERLRQEIEISAQEVGAPEVPESDILVTHDGVRLTARGQSSLLFTVGQALSRVLQSDKYSEPLFLSVRDGLARELEGRERDPAWVAEGAFHTLLYAPFPYARNPNGTALSVRALDLKDMIRHFRRLFMPNRSFVRLVAPLGESEFRRFLIQSFGSWTKGEPLVAQFTPPAADQPVTVFHLAPGARYGCAVVGVECIRRKSEDYPSLWVLFRLLSQRMAGLRVRYPEYRFEPSLEALALRGHVLVRIAGPADFDLEVIGETLGVLSRLADTRLGSADFDRFRDEWRRSIEARTSSTEGFLDLLTEMEWFRLGNGVNQAYLRPMDAAIPEDVPFLARSFFSAGKYRVAVALAALPDSNAVPAALRPFTAAGAPGRASAPPVTQP, from the coding sequence ATGACACCGGAAATGTTCTCGAAAAGCGGGGAAACCCGCCTGTTCATCCCTTTCCCCAGCCGATGGGTCCCCGCCGTTCGCGCGTGCGTCGCCGCGGCTCTCCTGGCGGCGTGCCTTCCGGCTCTGCCGGCGGAGACCGCTCCCCAGCCACCTCTTGTCCGGAAAACCCTGCTCAACGAGCTGGGCGGGGTGATGCTTCGGTCCGACCAGGCACGTTTCGCCCTGACGCTGGGGCTTCAGCAGGGGGCCGTTTTCGACCCTTCCGGGAAGGAAGGCCTCACCCTCGTCACCGCCCGCTACGTGCTCGAGAGACTCCGGCAGGAGATCGAGATCTCCGCCCAGGAGGTGGGAGCCCCGGAGGTCCCCGAGTCGGACATCCTGGTCACCCATGACGGGGTCCGGTTGACGGCGAGAGGGCAGTCTTCCCTCCTTTTCACCGTCGGGCAGGCCCTGTCGCGCGTTCTCCAGTCCGACAAGTACAGCGAACCCCTCTTCCTCTCGGTGCGCGACGGCCTCGCCCGGGAGCTCGAGGGCCGGGAGCGGGACCCGGCCTGGGTGGCCGAGGGCGCTTTCCACACCCTGCTTTACGCCCCGTTCCCGTACGCCCGCAACCCCAACGGCACGGCCCTGTCGGTCCGGGCCCTGGACCTGAAGGACATGATCCGTCACTTCCGGCGGCTCTTCATGCCCAACCGGAGCTTTGTCCGCCTGGTGGCCCCCCTGGGTGAAAGCGAGTTCCGACGTTTCCTGATCCAGTCCTTCGGCTCGTGGACCAAGGGGGAACCGCTGGTCGCCCAGTTCACCCCGCCCGCAGCCGACCAACCCGTCACGGTTTTCCATCTCGCCCCGGGGGCCCGTTACGGTTGCGCCGTCGTGGGGGTGGAGTGCATCCGCCGGAAGAGTGAGGACTACCCTTCCCTCTGGGTCCTGTTCCGTCTCCTCTCCCAGCGGATGGCCGGGCTCCGGGTCCGGTACCCGGAATACCGGTTCGAGCCGTCCCTGGAAGCGCTGGCACTTCGCGGTCACGTCCTCGTCCGCATCGCAGGCCCGGCGGACTTCGACCTCGAGGTGATCGGCGAAACCCTGGGGGTCCTGTCCCGGTTGGCGGACACCCGGCTCGGCTCGGCGGATTTCGACCGGTTCCGCGACGAGTGGCGGCGGTCCATCGAGGCCCGGACGTCCTCCACGGAGGGTTTTCTCGACCTCCTGACCGAGATGGAGTGGTTCCGGCTGGGCAACGGGGTCAACCAGGCCTACCTCCGCCCCATGGACGCCGCCATCCCCGAAGACGTCCCCTTCCTGGCCCGTTCTTTCTTCTCCGCGGGCAAGTACAGGGTCGCCGTCGCGCTTGCCGCCCTGCCGGACTCCAACGCCGTCCCGGCCGCGCTGAGACCCTTCACCGCGGCAGGGGCCCCGGGCCGGGCTTCGGCCCCCCCAGTGACACAGCCATGA